In one Lycium barbarum isolate Lr01 chromosome 7, ASM1917538v2, whole genome shotgun sequence genomic region, the following are encoded:
- the LOC132602584 gene encoding probable serine/threonine-protein kinase PBL21: MSCFSCMSPRPKNVKDYDEDMVPRSSSSAVHLRGESNDSGSGNGRKEGSSKGKGSGEYNNQNSNVARSFAFKELAMATQNFRETNLIGEGGFGSVYKGCLDSGLIVAIKQLNLEGLQGNQEFVVEVLMLSLMHHENLVNLIGYCTHGEQRLLVYEFMPMGSLENHLFDLEPGMEPLSWKTRLKIAAGAARGLEYLHKANPPVIYRDLKSSNILLDNEFNPKLSDFGLAKLGPVGDNTHVSTRVMGTYGYCAPEYAMTGKLTLKSDIYSLGVVLLELITGRKAYDTSKKPGEQNLVVWSSPFLKDRRKYVHMVDPALDGQFSSRCLHHAVAVTAMCLQEQANFRPSISDIVTALDYLVSQAQNSGTHRGGSHSSRQQTPQSSEEFNGSSRKRSFENMAVTF, translated from the exons ATGAGTTGCTTTTCTTGCATGAGCCCTCGTCCTAAGAATGTTAAAGATTATGATGAAGACATGGTCCCACGATCCAGCAGTTCTGCag TGCACTTGAGAGGGGAATCTAATGATTCTGGAAGTG GAAACGGGAGAAAGGAAGGTTCTTCGAAAGGTAAAGGAAGTGGGGAATATAACAATCAGAACAGCAATGTTGCTCGCAGTTTCGCATTCAAGGAACTAGCCATGGCAACTCAGAATTTTAGGGAAACTAATCTTATTGGCGAAGGCGGCTTTGGAAGCGTCTATAAAGGCTGCCTAGATTCAGGCCTG ATTGTCGCGATCAAACAACTTAATCTCGAAGGCCTTCAAGGGAACCAAGAATTTGTTGTGGAGGTCCTGATGTTGAGTTTAATGCATCATGAAAATCTTGTCAACCTGATCGGCTACTGCACTCATGGAGAGCAAAGGCTTTTGGTTTACGAGTTCATGCCTATGGGCAGCTTGGAAAACCATCTTTTTG ATTTAGAACCAGGAATGGAGCCACTGAGTTGGAAGACAAGACTAAAGATTGCTGCAGGCGCAGCTCGTGGACTCGAGTATCTACACAAAGCAAATCCACCCGTCATTTACCGTGACTTGAAATCTTCAAATATATTATTGGACAATGAATTCAATCCAAAGCTGTCGGATTTTGGACTTGCAAAGTTGGGACCTGTAGGTGACAATACTCATGTTTCAACAAGAGTGATGGGAACCTATGGATATTGCGCCCCCGAGTATGCTATGACTGGAAAGTTGACTTTGAAATCGGACATTTATAGCTTGGGTGTTGTTCTATTGGAACTGATAACAGGACGAAAGGCTTATGACACCTCTAAGAAGCCTGGAGAACAGAACCTTGTTGTTTGG TCTAGTCCTTTCCTTAAGGACCGGAGGAAGTATGTTCATATGGTAGACCCGGCGTTGGATGGTCAGTTCTCTTCTCGCTGTTTGCACCATGCAGTTGCTGTAACTGCAATGTGTCTTCAGGAACAAGCAAATTTTCGCCCCAGTATCAGCGATATTGTTACCGCACTTGACTATCTTGTCTCTCAAGCACAGAACTCAGGTACACATAGAGGTGGTTCGCACTCGAGCAGGCAACAAACGCCTCAATCATCAGAAGAGTTTAATGGCAGTTCACGAAAGCGAAGCTTTGAGAACATGGCTGTTACATTTTAA